In a genomic window of Amphiprion ocellaris isolate individual 3 ecotype Okinawa chromosome 13, ASM2253959v1, whole genome shotgun sequence:
- the LOC118470828 gene encoding uncharacterized protein LOC118470828, with amino-acid sequence MSLSRMRCHRIVTSTPLPLPLYLYLYPSTPLPLSATPLSLYLYPSTPVPLCPSTSTPLSLYPSIPLPLPLYLYLSTSTPLPPPLPFYRYLSLCPSTSIPLPFYLYPSTSTSTPLSLYPSIPLPLPLYLSTSTPLPPPLPFYLYLSTSTSVPLPLSLYLSTSTPLSIYLYSSTSTSLPLPLYLYPSTPLPLHLYLYPSTSTSIHLPLLLYLYRSTSTPLPLSLYPSTSIPLPLYLYLSTSIPLPLPLYPSIPLPLYLYPLPLLLSLYLYASTSTPLCLYLYPSTPTSLPLPLYPSTSVPLSLPLYLFCPSQPVRPAVDGSPT; translated from the coding sequence ATGTCACTGTCCAGAATGAGGTGTCATAGAATAgttacctctacccctctacctctacctctctacctctacctctatccctctaccccccTACCCCTCTCCGCTacccctctatccctctatctctacccctctacccctgtACCCCTttgtccctctacctctacccctctatccctctacccctctatccctctacctctacccctctacctctacctctctacctctacccctctacctccacctctacccTTCTACCGctacctctctctctgtccctctacctctatccctctacctttctacctctatccctctacctctacctctacccctctatccctctacccctctatccctctacctctacccctctacctctctacctctacccctctacctccacctctacccttctacctctacctctctacctctacctctgtccctctacctctatccctctacctctctacctctacccctctatccatctacctctactcctctacctctacctctctacctctacccctctacctctatccctctacccctctacctctacacctctacctctatccctctacttCTACCTCTATCCATCTACCTCTACTCCTCTACCTCTACcgctctacctctacccctctacctctgtccctctacccctctacctctatccctctacccctctacctctatctctctacctctatccctctacctctacccctctatccctctatccctctacccctctacctctaccccctacctctacttctatccctctacctctatgcctctacctctacccctctatgcctctacctctacccctctacccctacctctctacctctacccctctacccctctacctctgtccctctatctctacctctctacctcttctgtccctctcaacccgtccggccagcagtagatgggtcccccacataa